In one Fimbriimonadia bacterium genomic region, the following are encoded:
- a CDS encoding AAA family ATPase — protein sequence MYEQYWGLLEPPFSLTPDPRFLYLSRKHEDALMMLHYAITRNKGAGLLTGDIGYGKTTVSRKLLELLDPVNYKVVMIVDPLLSPAQMLREILDQLGAECTGRTRQAMVSALHGTLLSAYERGQRVVLLVDEAHLIKSSQTFEELRLLLNCQMNDQFLMNLLLMGQLELRQRLEKVPALKQRIAVKYELKALDPQETGEMIAHRMRVAGYANGQSPFTPDAVFEIHRVSGGTPRLVSQLADNALMVGMAQGLKLIDGVTMHSITEDYEERAA from the coding sequence TTGTATGAGCAGTACTGGGGGCTGCTAGAGCCTCCGTTTAGCCTCACGCCCGACCCGCGCTTCTTGTACCTGAGCCGAAAGCACGAGGATGCGCTGATGATGTTGCATTACGCCATCACGCGCAACAAGGGGGCCGGTCTGCTGACCGGTGACATCGGTTACGGCAAGACAACGGTCAGCAGGAAGCTTCTCGAGCTCCTGGACCCAGTGAACTACAAGGTGGTCATGATCGTCGACCCGTTGCTGTCGCCGGCCCAGATGCTGCGGGAGATTCTCGACCAGCTGGGGGCCGAGTGTACGGGTCGCACGCGCCAAGCCATGGTCAGCGCGCTCCACGGAACCCTCCTGAGTGCCTACGAACGAGGCCAGCGGGTGGTGCTCCTCGTGGACGAAGCCCACCTCATCAAGTCTTCGCAGACCTTCGAGGAGTTGAGGCTGCTGCTGAACTGCCAAATGAACGACCAGTTCCTGATGAACTTGTTGCTGATGGGCCAGCTGGAACTTCGGCAACGCCTGGAGAAGGTCCCAGCACTGAAGCAGCGCATCGCCGTCAAATACGAGCTAAAAGCGCTCGATCCCCAGGAAACCGGCGAGATGATCGCCCATCGCATGAGGGTGGCAGGCTATGCCAACGGGCAGTCTCCCTTTACGCCGGACGCGGTGTTCGAAATTCATCGGGTCAGCGGAGGTACGCCTAGGCTCGTCAGCCAGCTCGCAGACAACGCGCTGATGGTCGGCATGGCACAGGGGCTAAAGCTCATAGACGGCGTGACCATGCACTCGATCACCGAGGACTACGAGGAGAGGG